One window from the genome of Candidatus Eisenbacteria bacterium encodes:
- a CDS encoding tyrosine-type recombinase/integrase, which translates to MRDALTAFLSELEAQRRASTHTVSAYRRDVSRVLDLMAGVGKPAAASGWTRELLERALHELYRSGHSASSAARAVAAWRSFSRFCARRGVIADDPAREVPMPRRGRRLPRTLPSEELGRALDAIGGADPVSRRDRALLEIAYSSGLRLAELVGLNRGDVDTRAALLRVRGKGRRERIVPIGASALSALDVYLRMAGRGAATREDEAVFLNTRSMRVSGRTVQRVVAKRLGSVAAGLGVTPHALRHSFASHLLDRGADLRAIQELLGHRSLASTQVYTHVTRGRLRKAYEQAHPRA; encoded by the coding sequence GTGCGTGACGCGCTCACCGCGTTCCTGAGCGAGCTCGAGGCGCAGCGCAGAGCCTCGACTCACACCGTTTCCGCTTACCGGCGCGACGTCTCGCGGGTGCTCGATCTGATGGCCGGGGTCGGCAAGCCGGCCGCGGCGAGTGGATGGACCCGCGAACTTCTGGAGCGCGCCCTGCACGAGCTGTATCGCAGCGGTCACAGTGCCTCGAGCGCTGCGCGCGCCGTGGCCGCGTGGCGGAGCTTTTCGCGCTTCTGTGCTCGGCGCGGCGTGATCGCGGACGACCCCGCTCGCGAGGTGCCGATGCCCAGGCGCGGCCGCAGGTTGCCACGTACGCTGCCGTCCGAGGAGCTGGGCCGCGCGCTCGACGCGATCGGCGGCGCGGATCCGGTGTCGCGTCGCGACCGTGCGTTGCTCGAGATCGCCTACTCGTCGGGATTGCGGCTCGCGGAACTGGTGGGCCTCAATCGTGGCGATGTCGACACGCGTGCGGCCCTGCTGCGCGTGCGCGGCAAGGGTCGGCGCGAACGCATCGTGCCGATCGGTGCGTCGGCGCTCTCGGCACTCGATGTCTACCTGCGGATGGCAGGGCGCGGCGCGGCCACCCGCGAAGACGAAGCGGTGTTCCTCAACACGCGCAGCATGCGAGTGAGCGGTCGCACCGTGCAGCGCGTGGTCGCGAAGCGTCTGGGATCGGTGGCGGCCGGGCTCGGCGTGACACCGCACGCATTGCGGCACTCGTTCGCGAGTCACCTGCTCGATCGCGGCGCCGACTTACGCGCCATTCAGGAGCTGCTCGGTCATCGCTCGCTCGCGAGCACTCAGGTCTACACGCACGTGACGCGCGGGCGCCTGCGCAAGGCGTACGAACAAGCGCATCCGCGCGCGTGA
- a CDS encoding Ig-like domain-containing protein, with the protein MALWLAMLPACARKGAPTGGPPDLIRPQIVDVQPDSGGAGVPRDSRFTLTFSEGMEPRTAGEAVSIAPPIEIAQRRWKGSALTVVFGDSLAAQRTYTLFVSPTARDRHGNPLDRGYAFVFTTAESLPKGVLEGKLEARGFAAPGTYLWCYDANRLGVPDSTGGDFDALGFVDPDGNFRVVGLPVPGRYRLWAFADLDRNRSFEPERDVLAAADSVIELTAEEPVRSGLALVVLNPRAPAKVTAEVIDTLQMEQGIRWVRATPADSTLSERLEGVTGKEVVLSLPAGVWRIRVFRDFDRDRKWNEVLEPASDELELTLRPAEELKGLTLVLRRRSAP; encoded by the coding sequence GTGGCGCTGTGGTTGGCAATGCTTCCCGCCTGCGCCCGCAAGGGTGCTCCGACCGGCGGACCGCCCGACCTGATCCGACCGCAGATCGTGGACGTCCAACCCGACTCCGGCGGGGCGGGTGTTCCTCGCGATTCGCGCTTCACGCTGACCTTCAGCGAAGGCATGGAGCCTCGCACGGCGGGTGAAGCAGTCTCGATCGCCCCGCCGATCGAAATCGCGCAGCGGCGCTGGAAGGGCAGCGCGCTCACCGTGGTGTTCGGAGACTCGCTCGCCGCACAGCGCACCTACACGCTGTTCGTCTCGCCGACGGCGCGCGATCGCCACGGCAATCCGCTCGATCGCGGCTACGCGTTCGTGTTCACGACCGCCGAGTCGCTTCCGAAGGGTGTGCTCGAGGGCAAGCTCGAGGCTCGCGGCTTCGCGGCTCCGGGTACGTATCTATGGTGCTACGACGCGAATCGACTCGGCGTGCCGGATAGCACCGGCGGAGACTTTGACGCGCTCGGGTTCGTCGATCCGGACGGCAACTTCCGCGTGGTCGGCCTGCCGGTGCCCGGGCGCTATCGCCTGTGGGCGTTCGCCGACCTCGACCGCAATCGTTCGTTCGAGCCCGAGCGGGACGTGCTCGCGGCCGCCGACAGCGTGATCGAGCTGACGGCCGAGGAGCCGGTGCGCTCGGGCCTCGCGCTGGTGGTGCTCAATCCGCGCGCGCCGGCCAAGGTCACCGCGGAAGTCATCGACACGCTGCAAATGGAGCAGGGGATCCGCTGGGTGCGCGCGACCCCGGCCGACTCGACCCTGTCGGAGCGGCTGGAGGGCGTGACCGGCAAGGAAGTCGTTCTCTCGCTGCCGGCCGGCGTGTGGCGGATTCGGGTCTTCCGCGACTTCGACCGCGATCGCAAGTGGAACGAGGTACTCGAGCCCGCGAGCGACGAGTTGGAACTGACGTTGCGGCCGGCCGAAGAGTTGAAAGGACTGACGCTGGTTCTGAGACGTCGGAGTGCCCCATGA
- a CDS encoding diaminopimelate epimerase, with protein sequence MSHPSAAGLRIAFLKMHGAANDFVVIDHRGIALPEPPDAWIARICDRRRGVGADGVILLERDATCDFAMRYFNRDGGAADFCGNGARCAARRGLDLGLGSGGRIRFRTAVGVLDAEPTAGGGIALHFGRVERAGPEETLQVEGRTVRGRFVRAGVPHLVVPVERLSQVPLAEWAPPLRRHPRWGAEGANVDFVERIAPGRIAMRTYERGVEAETLACGSGAMASALWAAAHGDASPMVVRTWGGDDLEVRFEPDGEAWDVTLVGPATVAFEGVWTEGGE encoded by the coding sequence ATGAGCCATCCTTCGGCAGCCGGACTGCGCATCGCGTTTCTCAAGATGCATGGCGCTGCGAACGACTTCGTCGTGATCGATCATCGAGGGATCGCGCTGCCCGAGCCGCCCGATGCGTGGATCGCGCGGATCTGCGATCGCCGGCGCGGAGTCGGTGCGGATGGCGTGATCCTGCTCGAAAGAGACGCGACGTGCGACTTCGCGATGCGCTACTTCAACCGGGACGGCGGCGCGGCCGACTTCTGCGGCAACGGCGCTCGATGTGCGGCGCGGCGTGGGCTCGACCTGGGTCTCGGCAGCGGCGGGCGGATCCGATTCCGGACCGCGGTCGGCGTGCTCGACGCCGAGCCGACCGCGGGGGGCGGGATTGCGCTGCATTTCGGTCGCGTCGAGCGAGCGGGACCCGAGGAGACGCTCCAGGTCGAGGGCCGCACCGTGCGGGGCCGGTTCGTGCGCGCCGGCGTGCCGCATCTGGTGGTGCCGGTCGAGCGGTTGTCCCAGGTACCGCTCGCCGAGTGGGCGCCGCCACTGCGTCGCCACCCTCGGTGGGGCGCCGAGGGCGCGAACGTGGACTTCGTCGAACGCATCGCACCCGGGCGCATTGCGATGCGCACCTACGAACGCGGCGTCGAGGCCGAGACACTGGCGTGCGGCAGCGGCGCGATGGCGAGTGCGCTGTGGGCCGCAGCCCACGGGGACGCCTCGCCGATGGTGGTGCGCACCTGGGGTGGGGACGATCTCGAGGTGCGATTCGAGCCCGATGGCGAAGCGTGGGACGTCACCCTGGTCGGCCCCGCCACGGTCGCATTCGAAGGAGTCTGGACCGAGGGCGGGGAATGA